A window of the Bacillus marinisedimentorum genome harbors these coding sequences:
- a CDS encoding intercompartmental signaling factor BofC — translation MRAKMNGYSIFLITLAAVILVLTFAENGPEGEVKSQDPVKVSGTENSEAYEVSGPLTVTVKLQRMYLDGEISEEVKKETILSMEDFWAQYEEWQLVDQDESMVVFRQNIDDISPLLKANGYFGLADNGILTIYEGHPKSQKAIQTFYQIDVGKLESRQQQKLLEGIPVQTKEEYVHVIETFKPYKISPES, via the coding sequence ATGAGGGCAAAAATGAATGGGTACTCAATCTTCCTGATCACACTTGCAGCAGTCATTCTGGTGCTGACTTTTGCAGAAAACGGGCCAGAGGGCGAAGTGAAAAGCCAGGATCCCGTTAAGGTATCCGGCACAGAAAATAGTGAAGCGTACGAAGTTTCCGGACCGCTGACTGTTACAGTCAAACTGCAGCGCATGTACCTTGATGGAGAAATCAGCGAAGAAGTTAAAAAGGAAACGATCCTTTCCATGGAAGATTTTTGGGCACAATACGAAGAATGGCAGCTCGTCGACCAGGATGAAAGCATGGTCGTTTTCCGGCAAAACATTGACGATATATCCCCGCTGCTGAAGGCAAACGGGTACTTCGGCCTCGCCGACAACGGCATTCTGACAATTTATGAAGGGCATCCGAAATCACAGAAGGCTATTCAAACCTTTTATCAAATTGATGTAGGGAAACTGGAGAGCAGACAGCAGCAAAAACTTTTGGAAGGCATACCGGTCCAGACTAAGGAAGAGTATGTCCATGTGATCGAGACGTTCAAACCTTATAAAATTTCACCTGAAAGCTAA
- a CDS encoding IscS subfamily cysteine desulfurase gives MKRRNAMIYLDHAASTPMSEKALAAYAAAAGRFYANTKSLHEEGQLAEEMLDILRKELAVLHNVPAQGLYFTSGGTEGNFLAITSLARFDSGGSGRHLITTEIEHPSVLNTFSMLEKDGFSVTRLKPDKYGRISPAALQAALRPETKLVSIQHVNSEIGTIQPISELGSVLKGTGALFHSDCVQSFGKVDFDPLSAGLDSFTTSAHKINGPKGTGAVYINPAIGFDPFYPNSAHENGFRPGTVDLPAVAAFTAAASETVSTQEIRLNKNRKLRKKFLSGIMDGNRKIMIEGHPQETAPHIIGLRVEGMEGQMLMQACSRNGIAFATGSACSSSKQQPSHVLTAIGRTADEARSFCRISLGSMTTGDEIDKTVDVFKHAIKEMLPVPRR, from the coding sequence ATGAAAAGGAGAAATGCTATGATTTACCTTGACCATGCAGCGTCAACACCCATGTCTGAAAAGGCTTTAGCAGCATATGCTGCTGCCGCAGGAAGGTTTTACGCCAATACGAAAAGCCTTCATGAGGAAGGACAGCTTGCGGAAGAAATGCTTGATATTTTACGGAAAGAACTTGCTGTACTGCACAATGTCCCTGCACAGGGGCTGTATTTCACAAGCGGTGGCACCGAAGGTAATTTTCTTGCCATCACTTCGCTGGCCAGATTTGATAGCGGCGGATCCGGACGGCATCTGATTACAACTGAAATTGAACATCCATCGGTCCTCAACACATTTTCCATGCTCGAAAAAGATGGTTTTTCTGTCACCCGCCTAAAGCCTGACAAATACGGAAGAATCAGCCCGGCAGCATTGCAGGCTGCTTTAAGGCCCGAAACGAAACTCGTCTCCATCCAGCATGTCAATTCTGAAATCGGTACAATTCAGCCTATCTCAGAGTTGGGGAGTGTGCTTAAAGGTACGGGAGCACTTTTTCACAGCGATTGTGTCCAGTCTTTTGGAAAGGTGGATTTTGACCCGCTGTCAGCCGGACTGGACAGCTTTACGACATCCGCCCATAAAATAAACGGGCCAAAAGGAACGGGTGCCGTTTATATCAACCCTGCTATCGGATTTGACCCTTTTTATCCCAATTCAGCTCATGAAAATGGGTTCCGCCCTGGAACTGTCGATCTTCCGGCAGTTGCGGCATTTACTGCTGCTGCTTCAGAAACAGTCAGTACACAGGAAATCCGCCTGAACAAAAACCGGAAGCTGAGAAAGAAATTCTTATCAGGTATAATGGATGGGAATCGGAAGATCATGATTGAAGGACATCCGCAGGAAACAGCCCCGCATATTATCGGACTCCGTGTTGAAGGAATGGAAGGACAGATGCTGATGCAGGCCTGCAGCCGCAATGGCATCGCATTTGCGACAGGCTCTGCATGCAGTTCCAGTAAGCAGCAGCCATCCCATGTGCTTACAGCAATCGGAAGGACAGCTGATGAAGCCCGTTCTTTTTGCAGGATATCACTCGGCAGCATGACAACCGGGGATGAGATTGATAAAACAGTGGATGTATTCAAACATGCCATAAAGGAAATGCTGCCTGTCCCAAGACGATAA
- the nadA gene encoding quinolinate synthase NadA, with protein sequence MDILELMDKNGKAKIPNDYYNMERTELEEKIRNAKFELGDKLFIPGHHYQKDEVIQFADARGDSLELARLAENNDRAEFIVFCGVHFMAETADILTGASQQVILPDMRAGCSMADMADIHQTERAWEMLSRKFGDTILPLTYVNSTAAIKAFVGKHGGATVTSSNAEKMVKWAFDQKERILFLPDQHLGRNTAYSLGIPLEQMAVWDPVTGTLETEGNPDEVKVILWKGHCSVHETFTTENVQKIRVQERDRRIIVHPECTFEVVQAADENGSTKKIIETVTAAVPGSKWAIGTEMNLVNRLIKENPDKDIISLNPYMCACLTMNRIDLQHLAWSLDNILENKITNKISVAQQTAEDARLALERMLKLA encoded by the coding sequence ATGGATATTTTGGAACTTATGGATAAAAACGGAAAAGCGAAAATCCCTAACGATTACTATAATATGGAAAGAACAGAGCTGGAAGAAAAAATTCGGAATGCGAAATTCGAACTTGGGGATAAGCTTTTCATACCCGGTCATCATTATCAAAAGGATGAGGTTATCCAGTTTGCGGATGCAAGGGGTGATTCGCTCGAACTGGCAAGGCTTGCAGAAAATAATGACCGGGCAGAGTTTATCGTATTTTGCGGGGTTCATTTTATGGCCGAAACCGCCGATATTCTTACAGGTGCCAGCCAGCAGGTGATCCTGCCGGATATGAGGGCAGGATGCTCGATGGCGGATATGGCAGATATTCACCAGACAGAACGGGCATGGGAGATGCTTAGCAGAAAATTTGGAGATACGATTTTGCCGCTGACCTATGTGAATTCCACTGCTGCCATCAAGGCATTTGTCGGAAAACATGGCGGTGCGACGGTAACTTCCTCCAATGCAGAGAAAATGGTCAAGTGGGCTTTTGACCAAAAGGAACGAATCCTTTTTTTACCTGACCAGCATCTTGGCCGTAACACTGCATACTCGCTTGGCATCCCACTTGAACAAATGGCTGTATGGGATCCTGTTACAGGAACACTTGAAACAGAGGGAAATCCAGATGAAGTAAAAGTCATCCTCTGGAAAGGCCATTGCTCGGTCCATGAAACGTTCACCACAGAGAACGTGCAAAAGATTAGGGTACAGGAACGGGACCGCAGAATTATTGTTCACCCCGAATGTACGTTTGAAGTTGTACAGGCAGCAGATGAAAATGGTTCAACCAAAAAAATCATCGAGACAGTGACTGCTGCAGTTCCGGGCTCTAAATGGGCGATTGGAACGGAAATGAACCTCGTAAACCGGTTAATAAAGGAAAATCCCGATAAAGATATAATCAGCCTGAATCCATATATGTGCGCCTGTCTGACGATGAACAGGATAGATTTGCAGCATCTGGCATGGTCACTTGACAATATCCTGGAAAATAAAATCACAAATAAAATTTCTGTCGCTCAGCAAACCGCCGAAGACGCCAGGCTGGCGCTTGAGCGGATGCTTAAGCTGGCATAA
- a CDS encoding YhcN/YlaJ family sporulation lipoprotein, which translates to MNKKTLILSSVLSLGSLAACNMDDNVRNERFEYPDQISFFHEGNDGRGQTGYGGNYINRGPDGMITDIIDRDGNADGEEQPIKRYADYNYSGHVDSLEQKPRSSYFNQYEGALAEKITRRAMRIDGVGDARTVVYKDRILVAVHTDAADKNRIKAEAVNVARKFAEGRKVDAVTDDATFARVRNIDNDLRNGLPTGEIKEDIRDMFDGEDAVID; encoded by the coding sequence TTGAATAAAAAAACATTAATCCTTTCATCTGTTCTATCTCTCGGCAGTCTGGCGGCATGTAATATGGACGACAATGTGCGTAACGAACGTTTTGAATACCCTGACCAGATCAGTTTTTTCCATGAAGGAAATGACGGCAGGGGACAGACAGGTTATGGCGGGAACTACATCAACCGCGGTCCCGACGGCATGATCACAGATATAATTGACCGTGATGGAAACGCGGACGGTGAAGAACAGCCCATTAAACGTTATGCGGATTACAATTACAGCGGTCATGTCGATTCACTTGAACAGAAACCGCGTTCATCTTATTTCAACCAATACGAAGGAGCCCTCGCTGAAAAGATAACGCGCAGGGCGATGCGCATTGATGGAGTCGGTGATGCCAGGACGGTTGTTTATAAAGATCGTATACTTGTGGCGGTGCATACAGACGCAGCAGATAAAAACCGTATAAAAGCGGAGGCGGTGAACGTGGCCAGGAAGTTTGCTGAGGGCAGAAAAGTCGATGCTGTGACCGATGACGCGACCTTCGCCCGCGTGCGGAATATCGATAACGATTTACGGAATGGACTTCCGACAGGTGAGATTAAAGAAGATATCCGTGATATGTTTGACGGCGAGGATGCGGTTATTGATTAG
- a CDS encoding YebC/PmpR family DNA-binding transcriptional regulator — protein MAGHSKWKNIQRRKNAQDAKRGKIFMKLAKEIFVAAKNGDGDPETNPALRLAVDKAKANNMPNDNIERAIKKATGGLDGVNYEEFTYEGYGPGGAAVMVNVLTDNKNRTAAAVRHAFSKNGGNLGENGCVSYMFDPKGYLVIERDGLTIGEDDMMLQVIDAGAEEIETTDETFEVYTDFESFDRVKTVLKEKGFEFSTAETTMVPQTYTHVAGGDEEKLLKLIDMLEEEEDVQDIYHNFDMNDETHL, from the coding sequence ATGGCAGGACATTCGAAATGGAAAAACATACAGAGACGGAAAAATGCACAGGACGCAAAACGCGGCAAAATATTCATGAAGCTCGCAAAGGAAATATTTGTTGCCGCCAAGAATGGAGATGGTGATCCGGAAACCAATCCGGCACTCCGACTTGCTGTTGATAAAGCGAAAGCGAATAACATGCCAAATGACAATATTGAGAGAGCAATTAAAAAAGCGACCGGGGGCCTTGACGGTGTGAACTACGAAGAATTCACATATGAAGGTTACGGGCCCGGAGGAGCAGCGGTTATGGTGAACGTTCTGACAGACAATAAAAACCGGACAGCAGCAGCGGTACGCCACGCTTTTTCAAAAAATGGGGGGAACCTCGGTGAAAATGGTTGTGTGTCCTACATGTTTGACCCTAAAGGTTACCTTGTTATTGAAAGGGATGGTCTTACTATCGGGGAAGATGACATGATGCTGCAAGTGATTGATGCCGGGGCCGAAGAAATTGAAACGACGGATGAAACGTTTGAAGTTTACACAGACTTCGAAAGTTTCGATAGGGTCAAAACAGTATTAAAAGAGAAAGGGTTTGAATTTTCGACCGCTGAAACGACGATGGTTCCCCAAACGTATACGCATGTTGCGGGTGGTGATGAGGAAAAGCTGTTAAAGCTGATCGATATGCTGGAAGAAGAGGAAGATGTACAGGATATCTATCACAATTTTGATATGAATGATGAAACACACCTCTGA
- the nadC gene encoding carboxylating nicotinate-nucleotide diphosphorylase yields MNKIKLEKLFKTFFMEDIGEGDLTNLSVFDGSEQASGIFLIKEEGTIAGLELIYEGYRLLDPSVTVTYMKKDGDLVKPGEAAAEVRGNTAALLSGERVILNLLQRMSGVATTTRAAVESLGNNSIKVTDTRKTTPGLRMLEKYAVRCGGGINHRLGLYDAVMLKDNHIAAAGGISEAVDRVRKKIGHTVKIEVETESADQVKEAVQAGADIIMFDNCSPQEAAEWRNLVPRHIVTEVSGGITLDNIADYRNTGIDAISLGMLTHSFKALDISFDIS; encoded by the coding sequence ATGAATAAAATAAAACTTGAGAAATTATTTAAAACTTTTTTTATGGAAGATATCGGAGAAGGAGATTTAACAAACCTCAGTGTATTCGATGGAAGTGAACAGGCTAGCGGGATTTTCCTTATAAAAGAGGAAGGTACAATCGCCGGGCTGGAGCTCATTTATGAAGGATACCGGCTGCTTGATCCTTCAGTCACGGTGACCTACATGAAGAAAGACGGGGATCTGGTTAAACCTGGGGAAGCTGCAGCTGAAGTCCGGGGAAACACTGCCGCCCTTTTGAGCGGAGAACGGGTGATCCTTAATCTTTTACAGCGTATGAGCGGGGTGGCAACCACAACAAGAGCTGCTGTAGAAAGCCTCGGGAACAATTCAATAAAAGTGACCGATACCCGCAAAACAACGCCCGGCCTAAGGATGCTGGAAAAATATGCTGTAAGGTGCGGCGGCGGCATCAATCACAGACTCGGGCTTTATGATGCCGTAATGCTTAAAGATAATCATATTGCTGCTGCCGGCGGAATATCGGAAGCGGTGGACCGAGTCCGGAAAAAGATTGGGCATACCGTCAAAATAGAGGTCGAGACGGAGTCCGCCGATCAGGTTAAGGAAGCGGTGCAAGCGGGTGCAGATATCATCATGTTTGACAATTGCTCGCCACAGGAAGCGGCAGAATGGAGAAATTTGGTGCCGCGCCATATAGTCACAGAAGTCTCAGGCGGGATAACGCTTGATAATATAGCTGATTACCGAAATACCGGCATAGATGCGATTTCACTTGGAATGCTTACACATTCTTTTAAAGCACTGGATATCAGTTTCGATATTTCCTAA
- the pheA gene encoding prephenate dehydratase, whose amino-acid sequence MTDRKADGEEMGNRVGFLGPKGTFTEYATVQLMRDREHVPFPTIPECLDAVAEGSVDYAVVPLENAIEGSVNLTIDYLIHEQPLPIVGEVIVPITQHLMVHPQNEGKWDKISDVYSHSHAIAQCHQFFHRNMPVVNLHYMNSTGLAAAFVKEHPDRCIAAVGNEFAAKEYGLEVVKRNIHDFNNNHTRFMVVARKDTEIASTAVKPSYKTTLMVTLGDDYSGALHQVLSAFSWRKLNLSKIESRPTKTGLGNYFFIIDVEMKLDGVLIPGVKAELEALGCRVTILGSYPSYFFR is encoded by the coding sequence ATGACAGACAGAAAGGCAGATGGAGAAGAGATGGGAAACAGAGTAGGTTTTTTAGGGCCAAAAGGCACATTTACAGAATATGCAACAGTGCAGTTGATGCGGGATCGGGAGCATGTGCCATTTCCGACAATACCGGAATGCCTTGATGCAGTAGCGGAAGGAAGCGTCGATTATGCGGTTGTTCCGCTTGAAAATGCGATAGAAGGATCGGTCAACTTGACGATCGATTATTTGATTCATGAACAGCCGCTTCCGATAGTAGGAGAAGTAATTGTGCCGATCACCCAGCATTTGATGGTTCATCCGCAAAACGAAGGGAAATGGGATAAAATCTCTGACGTCTATTCCCATTCACATGCGATTGCCCAGTGCCATCAGTTTTTTCACCGCAATATGCCTGTTGTGAATCTGCATTATATGAATTCAACTGGACTGGCGGCCGCTTTTGTGAAAGAACATCCGGACAGGTGCATTGCGGCTGTCGGAAACGAGTTTGCCGCAAAGGAATACGGCCTTGAAGTGGTCAAACGCAATATCCACGATTTCAACAATAATCATACACGCTTTATGGTCGTTGCCAGGAAAGATACCGAGATTGCATCAACTGCGGTCAAGCCGTCGTATAAAACGACGCTCATGGTCACCCTCGGCGATGATTATTCAGGAGCGCTGCATCAGGTGCTCTCGGCATTTTCATGGCGTAAATTAAATTTGTCCAAAATTGAATCCCGTCCGACAAAGACGGGACTTGGAAATTATTTTTTTATCATAGATGTGGAAATGAAGCTGGACGGCGTCCTTATCCCTGGTGTGAAGGCCGAGCTCGAAGCGCTTGGCTGCCGGGTCACCATTCTCGGGAGTTATCCGTCCTATTTTTTTCGATGA
- the safA gene encoding SafA/ExsA family spore coat assembly protein: MKIHIVQKGDTLWKIANKYGVDFGELKQVNSQLSNPDMIMPGMKIKIPTGGVPVKKKQMQAAPKMEVKPAKKMEMKPPKAVSPYAQPEKILPMEDHESSDTYINMIQMPINYAPQQPPQHHYSYTFQMPQYHQPMKPESMESPEKMVSPAEEEAPPMSKMPQMPMHQMPMDQMPQQMPMQQMPQQMPQQMPQQMPMMQQPAMQVPPNCVPCSPVLPGSGLPGGGDGYGMAAPYGSQQMPGTWHGMNPDMDNDMNMGMNPDMDMDESPEMPQMPGYGMQPGYGAGPGYGAGPGYGAGPGYGAGPGYGAGPGYGAGPGYGAGPGYGAGPGYGAGPGYGAGPGYGAGPGYGAGPGYGMAFPGTYGQRESEQIDPAYPGARFPFDEESYD, from the coding sequence GTGAAAATTCATATCGTCCAAAAGGGAGACACCCTTTGGAAAATCGCAAACAAGTATGGAGTTGACTTCGGTGAACTTAAGCAAGTGAATTCACAGCTGAGTAATCCGGATATGATTATGCCGGGAATGAAAATTAAAATTCCTACCGGCGGGGTGCCAGTCAAGAAAAAGCAAATGCAGGCTGCGCCGAAAATGGAGGTTAAACCTGCCAAAAAAATGGAGATGAAACCTCCGAAAGCCGTATCACCTTATGCCCAGCCGGAAAAAATCCTGCCGATGGAGGATCATGAGTCTTCGGATACGTATATCAACATGATTCAGATGCCGATCAACTATGCACCGCAGCAGCCGCCTCAGCATCATTATTCCTATACATTCCAGATGCCCCAGTATCATCAGCCGATGAAACCAGAGTCGATGGAAAGCCCGGAAAAGATGGTTTCGCCTGCTGAAGAAGAGGCACCGCCAATGTCGAAAATGCCGCAAATGCCGATGCATCAAATGCCGATGGATCAAATGCCGCAACAAATGCCAATGCAACAAATGCCGCAACAAATGCCGCAACAAATGCCACAACAAATGCCAATGATGCAGCAGCCTGCCATGCAGGTTCCGCCTAATTGTGTTCCATGCTCACCTGTTCTTCCGGGTTCCGGTTTGCCGGGCGGCGGAGATGGATATGGCATGGCTGCACCTTATGGCAGCCAGCAGATGCCGGGGACATGGCACGGGATGAATCCGGATATGGATAATGATATGAATATGGGTATGAATCCGGATATGGATATGGATGAAAGTCCTGAAATGCCGCAAATGCCAGGTTACGGCATGCAGCCGGGCTACGGAGCGGGACCAGGCTACGGAGCGGGACCGGGCTACGGAGCGGGACCAGGCTACGGAGCGGGACCGGGCTACGGAGCGGGACCAGGTTACGGAGCGGGACCGGGCTACGGAGCGGGACCAGGCTATGGAGCAGGACCGGGCTACGGAGCGGGACCAGGTTACGGAGCGGGACCAGGTTACGGAGCGGGACCAGGTTACGGAGCAGGACCGGGCTATGGTATGGCCTTCCCTGGGACATATGGACAGCGCGAGTCCGAACAGATAGATCCCGCTTACCCGGGAGCAAGGTTCCCGTTTGACGAAGAGAGCTATGACTGA
- a CDS encoding phosphotransferase: protein MTKRAMTEFRDKRGDINRDRLFFLLETEGDLIARSYNFLKKNVAVVKSDLQNLLLKGYSSEKKAIQQIILLQQLKRKGFEKIPSFLAFPAGQWTIPGEGYYWTISEYIEESSEKFSYGTSAGRQEGLRLLMSFHEKAADLPQELVTAFPQFSLYEKWALRFQEFQQSAPLTARWVGREAVDELLSWGELFFRETEPRQLDELEREARKEGRFIHGDTVHHNFLQSSGGQLYLIDFDLAAPAPQAYDYLQYLNRTLPHCGWRIGEYEKALGRLIHEEWFSLALIFPADLYREWNRFFRYRSKRNDARNLRDFTLRELSNRKAFVLNTASEI, encoded by the coding sequence TTGACGAAGAGAGCTATGACTGAGTTCAGGGACAAAAGAGGCGATATCAATCGAGATCGCCTCTTTTTTCTGTTAGAAACCGAAGGTGATTTGATTGCCAGAAGCTATAATTTTTTGAAGAAGAACGTTGCGGTGGTTAAATCTGATTTACAGAACCTGCTCCTTAAAGGATACTCATCTGAAAAGAAAGCAATCCAGCAAATCATTCTTCTGCAGCAGCTCAAACGAAAAGGGTTTGAAAAAATCCCGTCTTTTTTAGCGTTTCCTGCCGGACAGTGGACAATTCCAGGGGAAGGGTACTACTGGACGATCAGTGAGTATATCGAAGAAAGCAGCGAAAAATTTTCTTATGGCACTTCAGCTGGACGCCAGGAAGGCCTGCGTCTTCTTATGTCCTTCCACGAAAAGGCTGCTGATCTTCCGCAGGAGCTCGTGACTGCTTTTCCGCAGTTTTCCCTGTATGAAAAATGGGCGCTTCGTTTTCAAGAATTTCAGCAATCAGCACCGCTAACAGCCAGGTGGGTCGGAAGAGAAGCTGTTGATGAATTGCTCTCATGGGGAGAACTTTTTTTCCGGGAAACAGAGCCCCGGCAGTTAGATGAATTGGAAAGGGAAGCGAGAAAAGAGGGCCGGTTCATCCACGGTGACACGGTACATCACAACTTCCTTCAATCAAGCGGCGGGCAACTTTACTTGATCGATTTTGATCTTGCCGCCCCGGCGCCTCAGGCTTATGATTACCTCCAGTATTTAAATCGGACACTGCCGCATTGCGGCTGGAGAATTGGTGAATACGAAAAGGCCCTTGGCCGTCTGATCCATGAGGAATGGTTTTCGCTTGCTCTAATTTTCCCCGCTGATCTTTACCGGGAGTGGAACCGGTTTTTCCGGTACCGGAGCAAAAGGAACGATGCGAGGAACCTGCGTGATTTTACGCTCCGTGAACTGTCGAACAGGAAGGCGTTTGTCCTCAACACTGCAAGTGAAATTTAA
- a CDS encoding transcription repressor NadR: protein MREEKKILGEERREMILKWLKEAERPLTGTELARRTNVSRQVVVQDISLLKAKKEPIIATSQGYLYMNMKQEGEKRRRVIACKHDPEETRNELFILADHGVTVKDVTIEHPVYGDLTASVMVSTRQEVELFLEKMENTNAALLSELTDGTHLHTIEADTNKQLDEACRELDRAGYLLRS from the coding sequence ATGAGGGAAGAAAAAAAAATCCTCGGTGAAGAACGAAGAGAGATGATTTTGAAATGGCTGAAGGAAGCTGAGCGGCCGCTCACAGGCACTGAACTGGCCCGACGCACAAACGTGAGCCGCCAGGTAGTCGTACAGGACATTTCCCTTTTAAAAGCCAAAAAAGAACCGATTATCGCAACCTCTCAGGGATATCTATATATGAATATGAAACAAGAGGGAGAAAAAAGGCGGCGTGTTATCGCATGCAAGCATGATCCCGAAGAGACACGCAACGAACTTTTTATCCTTGCCGACCACGGGGTGACCGTAAAGGACGTAACAATCGAACATCCTGTCTACGGAGATTTAACTGCCTCGGTCATGGTTTCGACCCGGCAGGAAGTCGAGCTGTTTCTGGAAAAAATGGAAAATACGAACGCAGCTCTCTTATCTGAGCTTACAGATGGAACGCACTTGCATACGATAGAAGCCGACACGAATAAACAGCTTGATGAAGCCTGCCGCGAACTTGACCGGGCCGGCTACCTGCTCCGGTCCTGA
- the nadB gene encoding L-aspartate oxidase, with the protein MDRFSDVVIIGSGLAALAAADHLSAHLNVRIITKGARHQSNSMKAQGGVAAAIAGEDDPQAHFDDTMAAGSGFNDSEAVKHLTAKGVELLTEYIKEGLPVDRSSNGEIELGMEGAHTRRRIIHAGGDATGKHFTKWFQQRISGRAAVEENMTAVDLIIEGGRCIGVTAMGKNGRESRYYGQSVLIASGGYGALYAHSSNDLSITGDGAAMAYRAGAALSDMEFVQFHPTMLFAGGKVKGLISEAVRGEGGRLVTESGRRLMKGIHPLLDLAPRDIVAREIFKAERMRERVFLDISQIKEFGKRFPSITGLCESNGVAIGANTRIPVVPGAHFTMGGIEAKTDGRTNIPGLYAVGEAACTGVHGANRLASNSLLEAITFASGFAETVLAETAVKKSSIQFAGPLQREPVNKILLPDKEEIRAVMSKYAGIHRNEIGLRTAKRWFEEIIPDYRSVSLSGLSLSEIEVVNMLTTSWLVVTAALKRNESRGCHFREDFPAPDDKVWKTRHVIFQLEKKGEVVESR; encoded by the coding sequence ATGGATAGATTCAGTGATGTTGTCATAATCGGCAGTGGCCTTGCAGCCCTTGCCGCTGCAGACCATCTTTCTGCGCACTTGAATGTGAGGATAATCACAAAAGGAGCTCGCCACCAAAGTAATTCAATGAAGGCGCAGGGCGGGGTAGCGGCAGCCATTGCCGGTGAAGATGACCCGCAGGCCCACTTTGACGACACAATGGCTGCCGGTTCGGGGTTTAATGATAGTGAAGCAGTAAAGCATCTGACAGCAAAAGGTGTTGAATTATTGACTGAATATATTAAAGAAGGATTACCTGTGGACCGTTCATCCAATGGGGAGATTGAGCTCGGGATGGAAGGGGCCCACACCAGAAGGCGCATTATACACGCCGGGGGTGACGCGACAGGCAAACATTTTACGAAATGGTTCCAGCAGCGTATCAGCGGGAGAGCAGCTGTGGAGGAGAACATGACAGCGGTTGACCTGATTATTGAAGGCGGCCGATGCATCGGTGTTACAGCCATGGGTAAAAACGGCAGGGAAAGCAGGTATTATGGCCAATCGGTATTGATTGCTTCCGGCGGCTATGGAGCTCTTTACGCACACTCTTCAAATGATCTTTCCATTACTGGCGATGGCGCTGCTATGGCCTATCGGGCAGGCGCAGCTCTTTCGGACATGGAGTTTGTCCAATTTCATCCGACAATGCTGTTTGCAGGCGGTAAAGTCAAGGGGCTAATCTCCGAAGCGGTCAGAGGAGAAGGGGGAAGGCTGGTAACCGAATCCGGCAGGCGGCTGATGAAAGGAATCCATCCATTATTGGACCTTGCTCCCCGTGACATTGTGGCAAGGGAAATCTTCAAGGCGGAACGGATGAGGGAACGGGTCTTCCTTGATATCTCGCAGATTAAGGAATTTGGAAAGCGGTTTCCGTCTATTACCGGTCTCTGTGAATCCAATGGCGTGGCAATTGGTGCCAATACACGTATTCCTGTAGTTCCGGGAGCCCATTTCACGATGGGCGGCATTGAGGCGAAAACAGACGGCCGGACAAATATCCCTGGACTATATGCGGTAGGCGAAGCGGCCTGTACAGGTGTGCATGGCGCCAATAGGCTAGCGAGTAATTCCCTGTTGGAAGCCATCACTTTTGCATCCGGGTTTGCTGAAACCGTACTTGCCGAGACGGCAGTTAAAAAAAGTTCCATACAGTTCGCCGGTCCCCTGCAGCGGGAGCCGGTCAACAAAATCCTATTGCCAGACAAAGAAGAAATCCGCGCGGTAATGTCCAAATATGCGGGGATTCACCGAAACGAAATTGGATTAAGGACTGCAAAGCGTTGGTTTGAAGAGATTATTCCCGATTATAGGAGTGTCAGCCTGAGCGGATTGTCGCTGTCTGAAATTGAAGTGGTGAATATGCTGACAACCAGCTGGCTTGTCGTAACTGCGGCTTTAAAAAGAAATGAGAGCAGAGGCTGCCATTTCCGCGAAGATTTTCCCGCTCCGGATGACAAAGTATGGAAAACCCGGCATGTAATTTTTCAATTGGAAAAGAAAGGCGAAGTGGTGGAGTCGAGATGA